In one window of Carassius carassius chromosome 38, fCarCar2.1, whole genome shotgun sequence DNA:
- the LOC132119536 gene encoding IQ motif and SEC7 domain-containing protein 1-like isoform X4: MWCLHCASDRSQSLLELGSCVEGEAPGGEAGPSLENSGGYLRGPVSRSAIISGEHFDGPPLYAHEVRQRPRRPKLQHSQSILRKQAEEEAIKRSRSLSESYELSTDLQDKQVEMLERKYGGRFITRHAARTIQTAFRQYQMNKNFERLRSSMSENRMSRRIVLSNMRMQFSFEGPEKVHSSYFEGKQVSLTDDGSKLGALVQSERGEMVPTNMKSPAVQSDFTDAITELEDVFSRQVKSLAESIDDALNCRSLHGDEGQPEPTRGHPDREQEVTYQIKPSHSSDHRKRDEMTASYSDVTLYIDEEELSPPLPLSQAVDRHSSTESDLRLRSLNSSQDYWSLAHKDEKADTDTSCRSTPSLECQEQRLRIDHLPLLTIEPPSDSSVELSDRSDRSSLKRQNAYDRGIASKQGSPKHIPSHALPPRGPARDDDAPRHRPRQLESHLAINGTANRQSKSESDFSDGDNDSINSTSNSNDTINCSSESSSRDSLREQTLSKQTYHKETRNSWDSPAFSNDIIRKRHYRIGLNLFNKKPEKGTQYLIERGFVPDTPVGVAHFLLQRKGLSRQMIGEFLGNRQKQFNRDVLDCVVDEMDFSAMELDEALRKFQAHIRVQGEAQKVERLIEAFSQRYCICNPGVVRQFRNPDTIFILAFAIILLNTDMYSPNVKPERKMKLEDFVKNLRGVDDGEDIPREMLVGIYERIRKRELKTNEDHVSQVQKVEKLIVGKKPIGSLHHGLGCVLSLPHRRLVCYCRLFEVPDPNKPQKLGLHQREIFLFNDLLVVTKIFQKKKNSVTYSFRQSFSLYGMQVLLFENQYYPNGVRLTSALPGADIKVLINFNAPNPQDRKKFTDDLRESIAEVQEMEKYRIESELEKQKGVVRPSISQSSGLKKETGNGTLSRTSLDDSYAMGEGLKRSALSSSLRDLSDAGKRGRRSSAGSLDSNMEGSIISSPHIRRRATSSRDCPSRQQSIPNSSSLLGSLFGTKRGKSPSLPPQPSHPTLISHTPHPTNLHHTARDGVTVTETQAQMHPHHAQFCHLQNPPPYHHHHHYHPPAHIQHPPHQYHPPPVPSSSHSLSHGPHSHVPHPSHPSHSQHAPHHHSQPPAPPPVASSTKPKHSGISTVV, from the exons TGTGGAAGGTGAGGCTCCGGGTGGTGAGGCAGGCCCCTCTCTAGAGAACAGTGGAGGTTACTTACGAGGGCCGGTGAGCCGCAGTGCCATCATCAGTGGTGAGCACTTCGACGGCCCACCACTGTATGCTCACGAGGTACGGCAGCGCCCGCGGCGACCCAAACTCCAGCATTCCCAGTCGATCCTTCGCAAACAGGCAGAAGAGGAGGCCATCAAACGCTCACGATCACTGTCTGAGAGCTATGAGCTCTCAACCGACCTCCAAGACAAACAG GTGGAGATGCTGGAGCGCAAATATGGAGGGCGTTTTATAACCCGACATGCTGCGCGAACAATCCAGACTGCCTTCCGCCAATATCAGATGAACAAGAACTTTGAGCGCCTCAGGAGTTCTATGTCGGAGAACCGCATGTCCAGACGCATAGTTTTGTCCAATATGAGAATGCAGTTTTCATTTGAAGGACCTGAAAAAGTCCACAGTTCATATTTTGAGGGGAAGCAGGTGTCTCTTACAGACGATGGCTCTAAACTAGGAGCCTTGGTGCAATCGGAGCGGGGGGAGATGGTCCCCACCAACATGAAGTCACCTGCGGTCCAGAGCGATTTCACAGACGCCATTACAGAGCTGGAGGACGTTTTCTCTCGACAAGTGAAATCATTAGCAGAGTCGATAGATGATGCTCTGAACTGTCGCAGCCTACATGGAGACGAAGGACAGCCAGAGCCAACCAGAGGTCATCCAGACAGGGAGCAAGAGGTTACCTACCAGATCAAGCCTTCCCACAGTAGTGACCACCGTAAGCGAGACGAGATGACAGCCTCGTATAGCGATGTGACACTTTATATAGATGAGGAAGAGCTCTCCCCTCCTCTTCCTTTATCACAAGCAGTTGACAGACACTCTAGCACAGAGTCAGACCTCCGTCTACGTTCTTTGAACTCCTCGCAGGATTACTGGTCTCTAGCTCACAAGGACGAAAAGGCCGACACAGACACTAGCTGCCGAAGCACCCCGTCTCTGGAGTGTCAAGAGCAGAGATTGAGGATAGACCACCTTCCCTTGCTCACCATCGAACCTCCCAGCGATAGCTCGGTTGAACTGAGCGACCGTTCTGACCGAAGCTCTCTCAAGAGGCAGAACGCTTACGATCGGGGCATTGCCAGCAAGCAGGGCAGCCCGAAACACATCCCCTCTCATGCGCTACCACCACGGGGACCAGCAAGAGATGACGATGCTCCTCGGCATCGGCCACGGCAGCTGGAGAGCCACCTGGCAATCAACGGCACTGCCAACCGGCAGAGCAAATCTGAGTCGGACTTCTCTGACGGTGATAATGACAGCATCAACAGCACTTCCAATTCCAATGATACCATCAACTGCAGTTCGGAATCTTCATCCAGGGATAGTCTTCGAGAGCAGACTCTCAGCAAGCAGACATATCATAAAGAGACCCGCAACAGTTGGGACTCACCCGCGTTTAGCAACGATATCATCCGCAAGAGGCACTATCGTATCGGCCTGAACCTTTTTAACAA GAAACCTGAAAAAGGCACCCAATACCTGATTGAGCGAGGATTTGTCCCAGACACACCTGTGGGAGTTGCCCATTTCCTGTTACAGAGAAAGGGGCTGAGTCGACAGATGATTGGCGAGTTCCTGGGCAACAGGCAGAAACAGTTCAACAGAGATGTTCTTGA CTGTGTGGTAGATGAGATGGATTTCTCTGCAATGGAGCTGGATGAGGCCTTAAGAAAATTCCAGGCACATATCCGGGTGCAGGGAGAGGCACAGAAGGTGGAGCGACTCATTGAAGCCTTCAg TCAGCGCTACTGCATCTGCAACCCGGGGGTGGTGCGTCAATTTAGGAACCCTGATACCATCTTCATCCTGGCGTTTGCCATTATACTCCTCAACACGGACATGTACAGCCCAAATGTGAAGCCAGAGAGGAAGATGAAGCTGGAGGACTTTGTAAAGAACCTTCGTG GGGTGGACGACGGAGAGGATATCCCAAGAGAGATGTTGGTAGGCATCTATGAGCGAATACGGAAGCGAGAGCTTAAAACTAACGAAGACCACGTCTCCCAGGTGCAgaaggtggagaagctcatagttgGCAAGAAGCCG atCGGGTCTCTGCACCATGGCCTTGGATGT GTGCTGTCTCTACCACATCGCAGACTTGTGTGTTACTGCAGGCTGTTCGAAGTGCCGGACCCTAACAAACCTCAGAAGCTGGGACTCCACCAGAGAGAGATATTCCTGTTCAATGACCTTTTAGTG GTCACTAAGATTttccagaagaagaagaattcGGTGACGTACAGCTTCAGGCAGTCCTTTTCTCTATATGGGATGCAGGTGCTTCTGTTTGAAAACCAGT ATTACCCCAATGGAGTGCGTCTCACTTCAGCTCTTCCAGGCGCGGACATCAAGGTTCTCATTAACTTCAACGCCCCCAACCCGCAAGACCGCAAGAAGTTCACCGATGACCTGCGGGAGTCCATCGCAGAGGTGCAGGAGATGGAGAAGTACAGAATAGAGT CTGAACTGGAGAAGCAGAAAGGTGTGGTCCGTCCGAGCATTTCCCAGAGCTCAGGGCTGAAGAAAGAGACTGGAAATGGCACTCTAAGTCGCACCAGTCTGGATGACAGTTATGCCATGGGTGAAGGCCTCAAGAGAAGTGCCCTCAGCAGCTCTTTACGTGACCTTTCAGATGCAG GCAAGCGGGGGCGCCGCAGCAGTGCAGGATCTCTAGACAGCAATATGGAA GGGTCCATCATTAGCAGCCCCCACATACGGCGTCGGGCCACTTCCAGCCGCGACTGCCCCTCCCGCCAGCAGTCCATCCCCAACTCCTCTTCACTCCTGGGCTCCCTGTTCGGCACCAAGCGGGGAAAGTCACCCTCTTTGCCTCCCCAGCCATCCCACCCAACACTAATCTCTCACACCCCTCACCCTACCAACCTGCACCACACAGCCCGTGACGGTGTCACAGTCACCGAGACCCAGGCCCAGATGCACCCCCACCACGCTCAATTTTGCCACTTACAGAATCCCCCTCCgtaccaccaccaccatcactaCCACCCCCCAGCACACATTCAACACCCGCCCCACCAATACCACCCTCCTCCTGTCCCTTCGTCCTCTCACAGCCTCTCGCACGGTCCCCACAGCCACGTGCCACACCCCTCGCACCCCTCCCACTCCCAGCATGCACCTCACCACCACAGCCAGCCTCCGGCCCCTCCTCCGGTGGCCAGCAGCACCAAGCCCAAACACAGCGGCATCAGCACTGTGGTTTGA